The Myxococcota bacterium genome includes the window CGCGTTGTCGCGCAGACCGCTCGTGAGCCCCGCGGCGGCGGCGCGTCGCGTCGCCCGCTTCGGGTCGTAGAGCAGCGAGAGGGTCTCCTCTTCCGAGAGCTGTCGGGTCTCGCCGTCTATCTCCACCTCGAACTGGAGATCGGCGAGGATCTCGTCGAAGAGCCGCGAGAATGCCTGGCTCCCGGTGTTCGAGGCCTCTCCGAGGACCCGCTCTTCGGGTTCGCTCAGCACGTAGTCGCTGTAGCGCCGCAGCGATGCGAGGTGGTGGCGACGGGCGGCCAGCGCCGGGTCGGCAAGGCGCTCGGCCACGAGATCGGCGTCGGCGGCCAACCACTCGAGCTGGAAGAAGAGCAGCTCGTTCTGGATCTCGGTGCCGCGCTCCTGCACGTGCTGGAGCAGTGCGCCGTGGGCGGGGGTCGTCGTGTCTCCGGCGAACGCGAGCCCGGCGAAGGCGCCGGCACGGGCGACGGGCTCTTGCAGCTGCTCGAGGGCGTCGAGCGCCTCCACGAGTTCGGCGGCCGAGAGCTGCGCGACGCGTCCGCGGTAGCGTTCGGCGAAGCCGCGGGCGGCCCCGAGCGCGGTTTCGAGATCGGCTTCGATGCGCGGATCGTCGACCGCGGCGTAGAGATCGGCGAGGTCCCAGCGGACGCCGGCCGCCGGTCCTCCCGCATTCTGGGCTGCGTCCGCTACCGAGCTCATGTCACCTCCTGGGTCGGCCCACCGGGCCCGCGGCGCCGGAGCATAGCGGCGTGCGCCCGTTCGAGCGTGGGCGAACCCGGCGCGACGCGGGTGTGCCATTCTGCGGACATGGACCGCGAACGCGTCGTGCTCCACGCCGATATGGATGCCTTCTACGCATCCGTCGAGCAGCGCGACCACCCGGAGTTGCGCGGTCGTCCGGTCGCCGTCGGAGGGGACGGCAACCGGGGCGTCGTCTCCGCGGCGAGCTACGAAGCGCGTCGCTACGGCGTTCATTCGGCGATGCCGAGTGTGGAGGCGAAGCGGCGCTGTCCGGACCTCGTGTTCGTGCGCGGCTCGATGGGACGCTACGCCGCCGAGTCGAAGCGGATCTTCGAGATCTTCCGGCGCTTCACGCCCGTCGTGCAGGGGCTCTCCCTGGACGAGGCATTCCTCGACCTCACCGGCACCGAGCGCCTGTGGGGGCCGGCGCGCGCGGTCGGAGAGGCGCTGCGTCAGGCGGTGCGCGAGGAGACCGACCTACCCGTATCGGTGGGGATCGCGCCGGTGAAGATGGTCGCGAAGATCGCCAGCGATCTCGCGAAGCCCGACGGTTTGCTGGAAGTGGAGCGAGGGGGCGTCGCCGCCTTCCTCGAGCCCCTGCCCGTCCGTCGCATCTGGGGCGTGGGGCCGGTCGCCGAGCAACGCCTGGTGACGGCGGGCTTTCGCACGATTGGCGATCTCGTGCGCGCGGACCCGACAAGGCTCGAAGCCCAGCTAGGGGACTGGGGGCTGGCCCTCTCGCGCCTCGGTCGCGGTCGCGATCTCTCCGAGGTCGAGCCCTACCGCGACGCCGTGTCCTACAGCGAGGAGAACACCTTCGGTGACGACGTCTCGGACCGGTCGGTGCTCGAGGCCGCGCTGATCACCCACGCCGAGTCGGTGGCGCGCCGTCTGCGCCGAGACCGGCTGCGCGCGCGCACCGTCGTGCTCAAGCTGAAGCTCGCGCGGCGCGTCTCCGCCGGGCCGCGCGGTTACCCGTTGCTCACCCGCCGTGCCACGCTGGCCGAACCCAGCGACGATGGGGCCTGCCTGTCCGAGACGGCGACGCGCCTCTTGTCGCGCGCCGCACTCGAGGAGCCCGTGCGTCTGTTGGGCGTGGGCGCAACGAATCTGGTGAGCGCGGACACGGGACAGCTCGCGCTCTTCGCGTCGCCGCGCAAAGAGCAGCGCGACCGGTTGAACCGCGCGCTCGACGCGATCCAGGATCGCTTCGGCAGTGGCGCGGTGGTGCGGGGAGACGCCCGACACGCCTCACGCGCGGGACTCTCGCACCAGCAGAAGCGGGGAGCGGACCCGAGCGACTAGGCCGCCTGCTTTTCCCAGCGGTAGACGCGCATCGGCGGGACGTTGCGTAGCTCCCGCTTGATTGCAGCCCGGCCGAACACCTCGCGGCCCAGGGCGTGGACCCGGTCGCGCACCTGGTAGGCGACGAAGGCGCCATCGGGAGCGAGCGCGTCGTGCACGGAGCGCAGGATGTCGCGGCCCAGGGGACGCGTCATGGTCGAGAAGGGAATGCCGGAGACGACGACGTCCGGGGCGGGAAGCTCGAGCTTCTCGAGGATGCCGCGGATGTCGGTGGCGCTGCCTTCGTGCGCGATCAAGCGCTTGTCGGGCCAGCGAGAGAGCACTTCCACGAAGCCCGGGTTGATCTCGATGGCGAGCAGGCGCGCTTCGGGTCCCATGGCGCGCAGCAGGGCGCGGGTGGTTCCGCCGGTGCCGGGACCGAGCTCGACGAGCAGCTTCGCGCTGTCGGCACGCACGGCTTCCGTGATCTTCCGCTCCAGGAACCGCGAACTCGGAATGATGGAGCCCACTTCCATGGGGCGTTGGAGGAAGCCTCGAAAGAAGGCGAGGCGGTCATCGGGCTGGGGGCGGAGCGGGCTATCCGGCAAAGGGGGGTCCTCCGAAATGGGGCCATCGTCACGTAGGACGCGAGGCGACGAGTGTATAGCCAAAGCTGGGACGGCCAGTCAGCCGAGCCGCTTCAGTCGTAGACGGCGTCGATCTGCCACGCGCGTTCCCGGTGGTCGAAGCGCAGGCGCACGACCCAGCCGTCTTCGGTCTCGACGTCGTAGCTGTCGAAGGCGAAACGTCCTTCGGGGGACCACCAGCCGCCCGTGGTACGCCAGGGGCCCGCGCATCGCACGACACGCCCGTTGGCGATGCTGCTGCGGATGCGGACGGGGGTGTCGGCCTGTAGCTGCACCTGCACCCGGAGGGGTGGGCGGAAAGCCCGTAGGGCCAGACCCCCAGTGAACGCGCCAGCGCTCTTCTCGTCGCTTTGCGCCTTAGGGGGTGCGAATTCCTCGAGCGCGTAGCGATCGGGGTGGTGGGTGTCCGAGGCAACGGGGCGTCCGACCCGGGCTTCTCCACACAGGCTCTGCAGGGCCGCGAGGGTTTCGCCCAGCACGGCGGGAGCGGGACCCGCAGGCCGAAACAGATCGAGCTGATCCCGGCACAGGGGAAGCCCGCGCGCTTCGAGGGAGACGGACGCGACGGGTGCCGTGGGAGGGCGTGATTCGAGGCTCTGATGCACGAGCCGCATCAGGACCCGCAGATCCTGGGTGGGGGCCGCGACACCGATCTGGCGGACGTCGCGACCCTGATCCTCGAACACGAGCTCGAGTTGCCAATCGCCGCAGCCGAGATGGCGCGCATCCAGGCGTTCGATCAAACGGGACAGCAATCCCTGCAGGACGAAGAGCAGGGGTTCGAGTCGTCCGGCGGGGTATTCGAGATCGAGCGCTTCGCGCAGTGCGGTCTCGTGCGCTTCGGGCAGGGGAGGGTCGGTGGCCTTCCCCTGGGCCTCGGCGATCAGGCGCAAGACAGGCGCGCCGATTCGCGTGGCGAGTCCGCGTCGAGGCAGTCGTAGCAGGTCGCGGATCCGACGTACTCCGAACTGTGTCAACGTTTCGGCGACGGCGTCTTCGGGGTCGAGCAGGTCGATGGGGAGCGGCGCCAGGAAACTCGTTTCCTGCGCTTCGACCAGACACAGCACGCGCTCGGCCGGCTCCTCGGAGGACGAAGAGGCGGTCGGCAGCGAGAGCTGACGCGCGGCGAGCAGCGCGACGGTGCGCGACGAAGCCACGGTCACGTCGGCGGCCAGGCCGAGCCTGCGCGCGGCCGCGGCGAGGGCCGTCGCGAAACCGCGTTCGCTGCGGAACAGGGATCCGGTCCCCGAGGCATCGACGAAGACGACGGCCTCTTCCGAGAAGAATCCACTGCCGCGCGGGACGAGTTCGGCGCGGGGAGCGCAGGCGAACGCGGCGTCGAGCAAGGCTTCGCGTGTGGCCTGGTCGAGAGCCGGAGAGGCCACGCGCAGCTCGAGCGAAGCGCACACGCTCCGGGCGTGGGCCACGCTCATGCCACGTCGCACGCCTTCCTGCGCAGCGGCGCGAGATACCGAGATGAGCTCGGCGCGCGGTTGGGTTCCCGTCGCCACGGCGAAGCGTGGCTCGATGCGCTCGGGGTGGGCCCGTTGCTCGGCGGCCAGCGGAAGGTCGGCGACGCGCAAGCAAGCGATGCGCATGTTCAGGTGCCGCGGGTCGAGGAGACCGAGAGCAGGACACGGGCGGGACGCGCGGGTGGCCCTCGACGCTGGCGAGACGCCACGGCTTCGATCTCGAGCCCCTCGAAGAGTGGGCGCGCACCACCGAAGCGGGTGCTCGTGGGCTGCAGGGTAAGGGCGAAGTCGGCGAAGCGTCCTGCGATGCGTTGCTGCGAGAGCACCAGGAGTGCCGAGCCGCTCGCCGAAGCGGCGCGGGTGAGGCGCTGCCAGGTGGCGGTGGGTTGCTGTTGCCAGAGGTGGGCGGACTCTCGTTGGGTGTGGGTGGCATCGAGCACCACGAGCGCGAAGCCGCGCGCGCGGAGCAGGCGCTCGCAGCAGCGCAGGGCTTCGCGAGGGCCCGGAGGACGCGCCCACAGCACGCGCTCGAGTTGCACCCCCAGAGCGTCGGCGGAGGCGGGGTGAAAGGCGTCGCCGGGATCGACGAGCCCGACGAGTTCGCCCGCCCGGGTCGCGCGGGCCAAGAGCGCCCAGGCCAGCGACGTGCGTCCCGACGACGGGGGACCACTGAGTTCCGCCAGGGAGCCCGGCGCGAGGCCATTGCCGAGCAGGGCGTCGAAGGCGGGAATTCCCGTGGTGAGAGCGTCGCTCTCGGGCTGGGCCGGAGAGATGTGGCGCGATCCTCGCTCGAGAGCGGGACCGAGATCTCGCAGCAGACGGGCCAGGCCCGGACGTGCCGGGGCGAGCCCCGCGCGGTGTTGCGCCGGAGCCGAGGGGGACATCGGGGATGCTTATTTTCGTCTTGTTTTCGCCTTTCGGCAAGCAGAAATCCGTCGCCGCACGTCGATTTCGCGGGCGCGAAGCGCGGTCTGGCTCTGCGCTAGGAGCGGGCCTTGATGCGAACCCGGCGCCCCTCGACGGTGAGCCGCCCCTCGGCGAACAACTGCACGGCCTCGGGGACCAGCGCGCGCTCGACGGCCTGGACCTTCGCCGCCAGCGAATCCGCCGTGTCCTCCTCGCCCACTTCGACCGCCCGCTGCAGGATGATCGGCCCCCGGTCGTAGGCGTCGTCGGCGAAATGCACGGTGGCGCCGGACACCTTCACGCCGGCTTCGATCACCGCCTCGTGGACGTGATGGCCGTAGAAGCCCTTGCCCGAGAAGGCCGGGATCAGGGCCGGGTGGACGTTGATGACCCGGCCCGCGAACCGCTCGCGCAGCTCGAAGGGCGATAGGAAGCCCAGCAGCAGGACCAGGTCGACCTCGTACTCGGCCAGCACCGCGTGCAGGGCGTCGTTGAAGCGCGCCACGTCCGTGTGGTCTCGGCGGGGGACCGCCCGAGCCGGCACGCCGCGACGCTCGGCCCGCGCCAACCCCCCGGCGCTGGCCTTCGACGCGATCACCACCTCGACGCGCGCCGGCAGACCGGCGTCGACGTGCTCGAAGAGATTCTCGAGGCTGGTTCCCTCCCCCGAGAGGAGCACGGCCACACGCAGCGATTCCATGGCGCGATGGTACCGCCTCGACAGCGGTCCTGGGCGCCGCTACCCCTCCCGCTGCCGCGTACGCGGCGACCGGCCGTACGCCGGTCGCGCCGCGCGCCGGGTGTCCGACGGCCGATCTCACCGACACGACTGCCGGTCCGGCCGCGCCGAATCACGCTCCGTCTGCCGCCACCGCCGTGCCCGTCGTCGCAGGCGGCCCGACCACTCCACAGAAGGGACTCTCGTGTCGATTCTCGTCTCCGGCTCTCTGGCTCTCGATCACATCATGGTGTTTCCCGACCGTTTCGCGAGCCACATCCTGCCCGATCAGGTGCATGCGCTGAACGTGTCGTTCAACATCACCAGCCTCGAGACCCACTACGGCGGCGTCGCCGGGAACATCGCGTTTCATCTCCGGCAGTTGGGCTCGGACCCGCTGGTACTGGCGACGGTGGGCTCCGACTTCGGTCCCTACGCGGCCTGGCTCGATCAACACGGCGTGCGCCGCGACGCGGTCGCGGTGCTGGACGACGTGCGCACTGCCCAGGGCTTCGTGACGACGGACCGCGAGGATTGCCAGATCTGGGCGTTCTACGAAGGGGCGATGGCGCGGGCGCACGAGGCGCGCGTCGAAGACGTCAAGGAACCCGTCGAGCTCGCCATCGTGTCGGCGAACGGCAAGCAGGCGATGCTCGAACACGCCCGCGCGTTAAAGGCGCAGGGCGTTCCGACCTACATCGACCCGAGTCACGGCCTGCCGATCCTCTCGGCCGAAGAGCTGCTCGAGCTGATCGATGGCGCTGCCGGCTACTTCGTGAACGACTACGAATGGAAGCTCACCCTCGAGCAGACCGGCCGCTCCGAGGCGGAGATCCAGGCGCGGTGCGAGAGCGTCATCATCACGAAGGGGTCCGAGGGGTCCGAGATCCGCACCGGGGACGAGACGCTACAGTTCGAGCCGGTGAAGGCGCGGAAGGTGGTCGACCCGACCGGCTGCGGCGACGCCTACCGCGCCGGTTTCCTGCACGCGCTGGCCGCGGGCAAGTCACTCGACGTCGCCGGTCGTCTCGGCGGCCTGCTCGGTTCGTGGCAGGTCGAGGAAGAAGGCGCCCAGGCGCTGCAGTACGACGCGGCCGTTGCGGCCGAGCGCTACCGCGAAGCCTTCGGGCGCGACCTCTAGTCCGAGGGCCGGGTGCAACGCGACTGCGACGCGGTCGTGATCGGCGGAGGCGTGGTCGGTGCCGCGGTCGCTGCCGGTCTCGCACGTCGCGGTCTCGCGGTAATGGGTTTCGAGCGCCGCGAGGCCTTCGCACTCGAGACCTCGTCCCGCAACAGCGAAGTCATCCACGCGGGCATCTACTACCCGCCCGGATCGTGGAAGGCCCGGCTCTGTGTGTCGGGGCGCGAAGCGTTGTACGCGTTCTGCGCCGAGCGTCGTGTGCCGCATCGAAAGCTCGGCAAGTGGATCGTCGCGACCCACGCCGACGAGCATGCCGTGCTGGAGGACCTGCGCGCGCGCGGGACCGAGAACGGCGTCCCCGGTCTGCGCTTCCTTGGGGAGGCGGAGCGTCGTGCCGAGCCGTCCCTCGCATGTATCGCAGCGCTGGAATCTCCGGAGACCGGAATCGTCGACAGCCACGCCCTGTGTGCGGCGCTCGTGGCGGAGAGCGAGTCCCTGGGGACGGTGTGGCTGCTCGAACGGGAGGTGCGCGGCATCGAACGCGTCTCGGCGGGGTACCGCCTCGAGGTGCATTCGGAGGCCCACGGTACCGAGCGCGTCTCGGCAGCCTGCGTCGTCAACGCCGCGGGACTCTTCAGCGATCGCGTGGCGGCGCTGGCTGGAATCGATCTCGATGCCGCGGGCTATCGCCTGTATTGGTGTAAGGGGGACTACTTCGCGCTCGCGCGACGCGATGCGCTCGTCGTGTCGCGGCTGCTGTATCCCGTCCCCACCGGCGCCGGGCTCGGTGTCCACGTCACCCTCGACCTGGCCGGCGGCGTTCGCTTCGGTCCCGACGCCCACTATGTGGACACGCTCGACTACGGCGTCGACGCGTCTCGAGCGGGCGCCTTCGGTGGAGCGCTGCGGCGCTACCTCCCGGCGTTGGAGGATGCGTGGCTCGTGCCCGCTTTCGCGGGCCTCCGACCCAAGCTGTCCGGCCCGGGCGAGGGCGTTCGCGATTTCGTTCTCGCGGAAGAGTCGGCGCGCGGTTTGCCCGGGTTCGTCAATCTGATCGGCATCGAGTCACCGGGCCTCACGGCATCCCTGGCGATCGCCGACGCGGTCACGGAGATGGTCAGGAGCGTCTGACTCTCGTTGCCGGTGGGTTGCGTGACGCGTCGCATTGGGCGCGTGCCTTGCGAGACGCTTGCTCTCGAGCTGCGCCGCGTCGTAACGTGGAAGGGCGACGGGGCCACTGACTAGGCGGAACATGCGGATCGCTCCCCCCCAACCTCTGGCGCGAAATGCGCCGGCGAGGCGCCATGGGCGTCGGGCAGCCGCGTGCGTGATCGGTGCCCTGACGGCACTCGGGATGTGGCTTGCGCCTGCCGGGGTCCGCGCGCTGCCGGTGGACCTCGAGGACCCGCGCCCGCGCGCGATCGAAGTGCGCTTCGAGAACTCGGCGGCCGACGCTCCGGGCCGGCTGCAGGCCAGCTGGGGGCCGCCGGTGAAGGCGTGGCTGTCGCCGGGCGCAGAGCCGGGGCAGGTCGAGATCCGCATCTCCGGTGCCGCGATGGAGGGTGTGCTCGCTGCGGAGGATCCGGTCCCCGGCAGCTTCGGCGAGTTTCGCTGGGTGATCGACGTCGTCAGCGGTGAAGTCGTGTCCGCGTTGCTCGAGGGAATCCTCGAACGCAGCACGGGGCTCGGCGCCTGGTCGCCGCGTGTCGAGGCGTCGATCGAGATCGATCTCGCGACCGGACGCGCCGCTGGCTACATGCCGATGGAAGAGCGCTGGGGGCACGCCCTGTATCCCCACTGCGACGGCAGTGAGCCGAATTGCACCCGGGTGGCCCCGCGCCCCTACGATCGGGCGAGTGGCTACGTGAACGCCGTGGGTTGGGTACGCGCCCGCAGCCTCGGCTGGATGGAGTTCACGAGCTACTGCCCGCTCGGCGAGGTGCGCTTCGACGAGGTCGCCGACCCGCCGCCGGCGGTGTCCAGCGGGCCCGCCCCCGGCACGCCCGCCCCCTGACCCGCGGCCCTGACCCGCGGGTTGGAGCGCTCAGGCCCCCCACCAGAACGCGGCGGTGGCGATGTTGTCGCCGGCGGCGTTCGTGCGGTGGGCGTCCATCGCACGTTCGAGCAGACACCGCGCGCCCTCCAGGCTGCGCAGCGCGTTCGGCGCGTGTTCGGCCGCGACGGCGCACTCCGCCGCGGCGCCCACCGGGTCGTGGACGCCGATCCCGGTCTCCGAGAGTCCGTCGGTCGCGAGCAGCAGCGCGCCGCCCGACACGTCCCGTTCCACGACCGCACGGATGCCCTTCGAGAGCGCATCGCGATCGAGGGTGGCGTCGCCGAGAAAGCGCAGGTCCGAGCGTGCCGGGAGGGGGCAGAGCTCGCGCGCCCGGTCGTCCTCGATCCGGAACAGGTGACTGTCCCCGACCGCGAGTCCGAGCAGCCAGCCTTCCTCGGGACGCGCGACGCAGAGTGACAAGGTCGTGCGCCCGATTGGCTGCGGGTCCGACGAGCGCAGCAGGTGCTGTTGCAGGTCGTCGACCACCTCGGGCGCCTCGTCCCACCAGCGCTCGGCCAGGGCGATGGCATTCGGTGCGGTCCAACGCTTCGCGTGCTCGGCCAGGAGGCGCTCCAGAACGCACGCGGCCCCCCCAGCGCCCCAGTGTCCATCGGCCACGGCGAGCATCACGGCGTGCTCGGTGCTCGCGAACGCGCAGGCGTCTTCGTTCGGGTCGCGGTGGTCGTAGGTCTTCGGCGCGCCACCCCGGGAGAGGGCGATCGCGACCGGTCCCTCGGACACCGATGCCACCGCATCGAGCAGCTCGTGCTCGCGTCCCAGCAAGAGTCCCGTGCGCATGCCTTCCACTCACCCCAGTCGACCGCCGCAGTATATTCGACGCACGGCGGCGCGCGCTGTGTCACCTTGTGCCGGCATGCACTCCGTGAACCGCTCGCGTCTTCGGGCCGTCGTTCTGGCGGTCTCGTTTTGTGCCTGTGCTTCCGTTCCCGACGCATTGCCCGATGAGGTCGCGTCTCACCTGGGCGCGTCCTGGTACCCACACCGCGCAGCCCAGCTCGGGATCGATGTCGACACCGCTCGGGCGCGCGACGCCGAGCTCTCGGAGAGCGTGCCGCCCCATGACCT containing:
- the purN gene encoding phosphoribosylglycinamide formyltransferase; its protein translation is MESLRVAVLLSGEGTSLENLFEHVDAGLPARVEVVIASKASAGGLARAERRGVPARAVPRRDHTDVARFNDALHAVLAEYEVDLVLLLGFLSPFELRERFAGRVINVHPALIPAFSGKGFYGHHVHEAVIEAGVKVSGATVHFADDAYDRGPIILQRAVEVGEEDTADSLAAKVQAVERALVPEAVQLFAEGRLTVEGRRVRIKARS
- a CDS encoding methyltransferase domain-containing protein, with product MEVGSIIPSSRFLERKITEAVRADSAKLLVELGPGTGGTTRALLRAMGPEARLLAIEINPGFVEVLSRWPDKRLIAHEGSATDIRGILEKLELPAPDVVVSGIPFSTMTRPLGRDILRSVHDALAPDGAFVAYQVRDRVHALGREVFGRAAIKRELRNVPPMRVYRWEKQAA
- a CDS encoding protein phosphatase 2C domain-containing protein, giving the protein MRTGLLLGREHELLDAVASVSEGPVAIALSRGGAPKTYDHRDPNEDACAFASTEHAVMLAVADGHWGAGGAACVLERLLAEHAKRWTAPNAIALAERWWDEAPEVVDDLQQHLLRSSDPQPIGRTTLSLCVARPEEGWLLGLAVGDSHLFRIEDDRARELCPLPARSDLRFLGDATLDRDALSKGIRAVVERDVSGGALLLATDGLSETGIGVHDPVGAAAECAVAAEHAPNALRSLEGARCLLERAMDAHRTNAAGDNIATAAFWWGA
- a CDS encoding NAD(P)/FAD-dependent oxidoreductase, whose translation is MQRDCDAVVIGGGVVGAAVAAGLARRGLAVMGFERREAFALETSSRNSEVIHAGIYYPPGSWKARLCVSGREALYAFCAERRVPHRKLGKWIVATHADEHAVLEDLRARGTENGVPGLRFLGEAERRAEPSLACIAALESPETGIVDSHALCAALVAESESLGTVWLLEREVRGIERVSAGYRLEVHSEAHGTERVSAACVVNAAGLFSDRVAALAGIDLDAAGYRLYWCKGDYFALARRDALVVSRLLYPVPTGAGLGVHVTLDLAGGVRFGPDAHYVDTLDYGVDASRAGAFGGALRRYLPALEDAWLVPAFAGLRPKLSGPGEGVRDFVLAEESARGLPGFVNLIGIESPGLTASLAIADAVTEMVRSV
- a CDS encoding carbohydrate kinase family protein produces the protein MSILVSGSLALDHIMVFPDRFASHILPDQVHALNVSFNITSLETHYGGVAGNIAFHLRQLGSDPLVLATVGSDFGPYAAWLDQHGVRRDAVAVLDDVRTAQGFVTTDREDCQIWAFYEGAMARAHEARVEDVKEPVELAIVSANGKQAMLEHARALKAQGVPTYIDPSHGLPILSAEELLELIDGAAGYFVNDYEWKLTLEQTGRSEAEIQARCESVIITKGSEGSEIRTGDETLQFEPVKARKVVDPTGCGDAYRAGFLHALAAGKSLDVAGRLGGLLGSWQVEEEGAQALQYDAAVAAERYREAFGRDL
- a CDS encoding DNA polymerase Y family protein, which gives rise to MRIACLRVADLPLAAEQRAHPERIEPRFAVATGTQPRAELISVSRAAAQEGVRRGMSVAHARSVCASLELRVASPALDQATREALLDAAFACAPRAELVPRGSGFFSEEAVVFVDASGTGSLFRSERGFATALAAAARRLGLAADVTVASSRTVALLAARQLSLPTASSSSEEPAERVLCLVEAQETSFLAPLPIDLLDPEDAVAETLTQFGVRRIRDLLRLPRRGLATRIGAPVLRLIAEAQGKATDPPLPEAHETALREALDLEYPAGRLEPLLFVLQGLLSRLIERLDARHLGCGDWQLELVFEDQGRDVRQIGVAAPTQDLRVLMRLVHQSLESRPPTAPVASVSLEARGLPLCRDQLDLFRPAGPAPAVLGETLAALQSLCGEARVGRPVASDTHHPDRYALEEFAPPKAQSDEKSAGAFTGGLALRAFRPPLRVQVQLQADTPVRIRSSIANGRVVRCAGPWRTTGGWWSPEGRFAFDSYDVETEDGWVVRLRFDHRERAWQIDAVYD
- the dinB gene encoding DNA polymerase IV, coding for MDRERVVLHADMDAFYASVEQRDHPELRGRPVAVGGDGNRGVVSAASYEARRYGVHSAMPSVEAKRRCPDLVFVRGSMGRYAAESKRIFEIFRRFTPVVQGLSLDEAFLDLTGTERLWGPARAVGEALRQAVREETDLPVSVGIAPVKMVAKIASDLAKPDGLLEVERGGVAAFLEPLPVRRIWGVGPVAEQRLVTAGFRTIGDLVRADPTRLEAQLGDWGLALSRLGRGRDLSEVEPYRDAVSYSEENTFGDDVSDRSVLEAALITHAESVARRLRRDRLRARTVVLKLKLARRVSAGPRGYPLLTRRATLAEPSDDGACLSETATRLLSRAALEEPVRLLGVGATNLVSADTGQLALFASPRKEQRDRLNRALDAIQDRFGSGAVVRGDARHASRAGLSHQQKRGADPSD